Below is a genomic region from Methanocalculus alkaliphilus.
GGTCTACACCAGGAATATCAAGGAACTGTGACTCGATACCTTCTGTTGCACCTTCCTCATCCTGAATGACGGTTGCAACCTTGAGGGCGACGAGACCAAAGCCGATTGGCTCATCCCTCATATCTGAAACCCCTGGAATCTTCTCACGAATC
It encodes:
- a CDS encoding elongation factor 1-beta gives rise to the protein MGAVAVILKVMPESPEVDLEALKAAIREKIPGVSDMRDEPIGFGLVALKVATVIQDEEGATEGIESQFLDIPGVDRAEIVDLSRMI